One Doryrhamphus excisus isolate RoL2022-K1 chromosome 17, RoL_Dexc_1.0, whole genome shotgun sequence genomic region harbors:
- the nppcl gene encoding C-type natriuretic peptide-like — translation MLLCPVLLGVTLLLMAPLDTGEARTLHTPDSAQLMEQLLDRYNDLLTMDDLENLLNSPAEEQSTLSSGAKASEFSTKWADVQAETPWLRLLREALANQKRVEPEQRSRRGWNRGCFGLKLDRIGSMSGLGC, via the exons ATGCTGCTTTGTCCTGTACTGCTTGGGGTCACTCTGCTCCTCATGGCCCCCTTGGACACCGGAGAGGCTCGCACTCTGCACACTCCTGATAGTGCACAG TTAATGGAGCAGCTTCTGGACCGCTACAACGACCTTTTGACCATGGATGATCTGGAGAACCTCTTGAACAGCCCGGCAGAGGAGCAGTCCACATTATCCTCTGGCGCCAAAGCCTCTGAGTTTTCCACCAAATGGGCTGACGTCCAGGCAGAAACACCCTGGCTCCGCCTTCTCAGAGAGGCTCTGGCCAATCAGAAGCGCGTGGAACCTGAGCAGCGCTCACGGAGGGGATGGAATCGAGGTTGCTTTGGCCTTAAATTGGACCGGATCGGGTCTATGAGTGGATTGGGGTGTTAG